From a region of the Bradyrhizobium sp. KBS0727 genome:
- a CDS encoding short-chain fatty acyl-CoA regulator family protein, protein MPADSGKKLFVGPRFRRIRQQLGLSQTQIAEGLGISPSYINLIERNQRPVTAQILLRLAETYDLDLRDLATADEDRFFAELNEIFSDPLFRQIDLPKQELRDLAELCPGVTHSLQRLYAAYTEARRGETLVAAQMADRDEGSRFEANPIERVRDLIEANRNYFPELETAAENLRDELNVPAEGLFAALTARLREKHSIVTRIMPVDVMRETLRRFDRHRRQLLISELVDGPGRSFQLALQIGLAESSAAIDAIVNRAGPLDDTPRRLYRITLANYFAAAAMMPYQAFHAAAEALSYDVHVLAQRFNAGFEQVCHRLTTLQRPNARGVPFFLLRVDNAGNVSKRFSSGTFPFSKFGGTCPLWNVHSTFDTPDRLLSQVIELPDGTRYFSIAQTVRRPVAPHPQAQPRFAIGLGCEIRHAAKLVYAAGMDLEKTEGTPIGVNCRLCERENCSQRAEPPITRTLILDENTRRVSSFAFSNAREL, encoded by the coding sequence ATGCCTGCTGATTCCGGAAAGAAGCTGTTTGTCGGGCCGCGATTCCGGCGAATCCGCCAGCAGCTTGGCCTGTCGCAAACCCAGATCGCCGAGGGGCTGGGCATTTCTCCGAGCTATATCAACCTGATCGAGCGCAACCAGCGCCCGGTGACGGCGCAGATCCTGCTGCGGTTGGCCGAGACCTACGACCTCGATCTGCGCGATCTCGCCACCGCCGACGAGGATCGCTTCTTTGCCGAGCTGAACGAAATCTTCTCCGATCCGCTGTTCCGCCAGATCGACCTGCCGAAGCAGGAACTGCGCGACCTCGCCGAACTCTGCCCCGGCGTGACCCATTCGCTGCAGCGGCTCTACGCCGCCTATACCGAAGCCCGCCGCGGCGAGACACTGGTCGCGGCGCAAATGGCCGACCGTGACGAGGGCTCCAGATTCGAAGCCAACCCGATCGAGCGCGTGCGCGACCTGATCGAGGCCAACCGCAACTATTTCCCCGAGCTTGAGACCGCCGCGGAAAACCTCCGCGACGAACTCAACGTGCCGGCGGAAGGCCTGTTCGCCGCGCTGACAGCGCGCCTGCGCGAAAAGCACTCGATCGTGACCCGCATCATGCCGGTTGACGTGATGCGCGAGACGTTGCGACGGTTCGACCGTCATCGCCGGCAACTCTTGATCTCAGAGCTGGTCGACGGCCCCGGGCGTAGCTTTCAGCTCGCGCTGCAGATCGGCCTTGCCGAATCCAGCGCCGCTATCGACGCCATCGTCAACCGCGCGGGCCCGCTCGACGACACGCCGCGCCGGCTCTACCGGATCACGTTGGCGAATTATTTCGCTGCGGCTGCGATGATGCCCTATCAGGCGTTTCACGCCGCCGCCGAAGCGCTGAGCTACGACGTGCACGTGCTGGCGCAGCGCTTCAATGCCGGCTTCGAGCAGGTCTGCCATCGCTTGACCACTCTGCAGCGGCCGAATGCGCGCGGCGTGCCGTTCTTCCTGCTGCGCGTCGACAATGCCGGCAACGTCTCCAAGCGGTTCTCTTCCGGTACCTTTCCGTTCTCGAAATTCGGCGGCACCTGCCCGTTGTGGAACGTGCATTCGACCTTCGATACCCCGGACCGGCTGCTCAGCCAGGTGATCGAACTGCCGGACGGCACCCGCTATTTCTCGATCGCGCAGACGGTGCGCCGCCCGGTGGCGCCGCATCCGCAAGCCCAGCCGCGCTTTGCGATCGGGCTCGGTTGCGAAATCCGCCATGCGGCCAAACTCGTCTACGCCGCGGGAATGGATCTGGAAAAGACCGAGGGGACGCCGATCGGCGTCAACTGCCGGCTCTGCGAACGCGAGAACTGCAGCCAGCGCGCCGAGCCGCCGATCACGCGGACGCTGATCCTCGACGAGAACACGCGGCGGGTATCGTCGTTCGCGTTCTCGAATGCGCGGGAATTGTGA
- a CDS encoding NUDIX domain-containing protein translates to MTALQTLRKRLEPQLRQVFHLYWRIARGMTLGVRGVVLDADDRVFLVRHSYVSGWHLPGGGVEVGESFLEALRRELIEEGRIELVGEPALHGLFFNRHVSRRDHVAVYVVRQFRQDRLPEPNHEIVECGFYDASALPSDTTTGTRMRIAEVLDGVAPVSTWR, encoded by the coding sequence GTGACCGCTCTGCAAACCTTGCGAAAGCGCCTCGAGCCGCAATTGCGGCAGGTGTTCCATCTCTACTGGCGGATTGCCCGCGGCATGACGCTGGGCGTGCGCGGTGTCGTGCTGGATGCCGATGACCGGGTATTCCTCGTCCGTCACAGTTATGTCTCCGGCTGGCATCTGCCGGGCGGCGGGGTCGAGGTCGGCGAGAGCTTTCTCGAGGCGCTGCGGCGCGAGCTGATCGAGGAGGGGCGGATCGAACTGGTCGGCGAGCCGGCCCTGCATGGCCTGTTCTTCAACCGCCACGTGTCCCGCCGCGACCATGTCGCGGTCTATGTGGTGAGGCAATTCCGGCAGGACCGGCTGCCGGAGCCGAACCACGAGATCGTCGAGTGCGGATTCTATGACGCAAGCGCGCTGCCGTCGGACACCACCACGGGCACACGGATGCGGATCGCGGAAGTGCTCGACGGCGTGGCGCCGGTTTCGACGTGGCGATGA
- a CDS encoding metallophosphoesterase encodes MTAFTLAHLSDPHLPPLPAARLRDLAGKRALGYLNWTRNRHKYHRREVLDALVADMQAQRPDHIAVTGDLVNLALEAEFDPAQAWLESVGQPQHVTVIPGNHDAYVRATRHRFAGTFADYLRGDAGTEGEAFPFLRRRGPLALIGMSSAVPTPPLMATGRLGRRQLDTLDRHLAQLSTEDAFRVLLVHHPLHSKSRMKRLTDSGGLRAVLKARGVDLILHGHDHIHSTMWIEGTDKQIPAIGVPSASALAHRHYPAAAYNLFSIERDGNQWRCVQTVRGIDASLRVQEIRRTQLI; translated from the coding sequence ATGACAGCCTTCACGCTGGCGCATCTGTCGGACCCGCATCTGCCGCCATTGCCGGCGGCCCGGCTGCGCGACCTCGCGGGCAAGCGCGCGCTCGGTTATCTCAACTGGACCCGCAACCGCCACAAATATCATCGCCGCGAGGTGCTGGATGCGCTGGTCGCCGACATGCAGGCGCAGCGGCCGGACCATATCGCCGTGACCGGCGATCTCGTCAATCTGGCGCTGGAGGCAGAGTTCGACCCGGCGCAGGCCTGGCTCGAGAGCGTAGGCCAACCGCAGCATGTCACCGTCATTCCCGGCAATCACGACGCCTATGTCCGCGCCACGCGGCACCGTTTCGCCGGCACCTTCGCTGACTATCTGCGCGGCGACGCCGGGACCGAAGGCGAAGCGTTTCCCTTCCTGCGACGCCGCGGCCCGCTGGCGCTGATCGGCATGTCCTCGGCGGTGCCGACGCCGCCGCTGATGGCGACGGGCAGGCTCGGCCGCAGGCAGCTCGACACGCTCGACCGTCATCTGGCACAATTGTCGACCGAGGACGCCTTCCGGGTGTTGCTGGTGCATCATCCCCTGCACTCGAAATCCCGCATGAAGCGGCTGACCGACTCGGGTGGCTTACGCGCGGTGCTGAAGGCGCGTGGCGTCGATCTGATCCTGCATGGACACGACCACATCCATTCGACGATGTGGATCGAAGGCACCGACAAACAAATCCCGGCGATCGGCGTGCCGTCGGCCTCGGCGCTGGCGCACCGGCATTATCCGGCGGCGGCGTATAATCTGTTCTCGATCGAACGCGACGGCAATCAATGGCGCTGCGTGCAGACCGTGCGCGGCATCGACGCCAGCCTGCGCGTGCAGGAAATCAGACGGACGCAGTTGATCTAG